One genomic region from Vicinamibacteria bacterium encodes:
- a CDS encoding ROK family protein: MAPRAVRSLGLRTRTGVGNAGDIRRLNLERVLAIAMDRHEPFTRAELIQATGLSAPTVGSLASQLIRSGLVRDLGTSASRGGRRPTSMEFNTSHGFVAGIDLGPTRTRLAVADLRGARLAHRVVPTPVGLDPAALLTRLAEDVKELLAEAQIPRGRLVAVGAGAPGAVDRERGVVTLASNLQGWSQVPMREILRRALGAPVVVENDVNLAILGEHWRGAAVGHSTCAFISVGTGIGAGILMDGELHRGHHSLAGEIGLMCMGPQFVGGEEKTQGSLESLAGLKALASRWPPGAGSDPERWVAELFDAAEVGDGQARRALDEVATLIGIATANLSVVLDPSLIVLGGAVVAKGKPFLHDVRRIVGRILLEPTEIVVSALGKEAPLWGSLLVATNEAQELLRRRLRQAWATP; encoded by the coding sequence ATGGCACCCAGAGCTGTCCGTTCGCTCGGGCTCCGCACACGGACGGGCGTTGGCAACGCCGGCGACATTCGGCGCCTGAACCTCGAGCGCGTCCTGGCCATCGCCATGGACCGACACGAGCCCTTCACCCGCGCGGAGCTTATCCAGGCTACCGGCCTCTCCGCCCCCACCGTGGGCAGCCTCGCCTCCCAGCTGATCCGGAGCGGCCTGGTCCGGGACCTCGGCACCAGCGCCTCCCGCGGAGGCCGACGACCCACATCCATGGAGTTCAACACCAGCCACGGCTTCGTGGCCGGTATCGATCTCGGCCCCACCCGCACGCGGCTGGCCGTGGCCGACCTGCGGGGCGCACGGCTCGCCCATCGGGTGGTGCCGACTCCGGTGGGTCTCGACCCCGCCGCCCTCCTCACACGGCTCGCGGAGGACGTGAAGGAGCTGCTGGCGGAGGCGCAGATTCCCCGGGGGCGCCTCGTTGCGGTGGGGGCGGGGGCTCCCGGAGCCGTGGATCGGGAACGGGGTGTCGTGACCCTGGCCTCCAACCTGCAGGGCTGGTCCCAGGTACCCATGCGGGAGATTCTGAGGCGGGCTCTCGGCGCTCCCGTGGTGGTCGAGAATGACGTCAACTTGGCCATCCTGGGGGAGCACTGGCGGGGGGCCGCCGTCGGTCACAGTACGTGCGCTTTCATCTCCGTGGGAACGGGGATCGGCGCCGGCATCCTCATGGATGGCGAATTGCACCGGGGGCATCACTCCCTGGCGGGCGAGATCGGCCTCATGTGCATGGGACCCCAGTTTGTGGGCGGGGAGGAGAAGACCCAGGGATCCCTGGAGAGCCTGGCCGGCCTCAAGGCCCTCGCCTCCCGCTGGCCACCCGGAGCGGGGAGCGACCCGGAGCGCTGGGTTGCCGAACTGTTCGATGCCGCCGAGGTGGGCGACGGCCAGGCACGCAGAGCGCTGGACGAGGTGGCCACGCTGATCGGCATCGCGACCGCGAATTTGAGCGTCGTCCTCGACCCCTCCCTCATCGTCCTGGGAGGAGCCGTGGTCGCGAAGGGGAAGCCCTTCCTTCACGACGTGCGCCGCATCGTCGGGCGCATCCTGCTCGAGCCGACCGAGATCGTGGTCTCCGCCCTCGGGAAGGAAGCGCCGCTCTGGGGGAGCCTCCTGGTGGCGACCAACGAAGCCCAGGAGCTC